The Anopheles maculipalpis chromosome 3RL, idAnoMacuDA_375_x, whole genome shotgun sequence genomic sequence AATGCTATTGCAGGGCTTCCCCCAGGCGATCCTTTAGGTACTTTTCGGTCGTTTCCTGAAGCGGTACGCTGTCCCTcgtaatgtgtttgtttggtgtcatcgttcaattttcttcccacCAGGAGCAGAGAGATTGTTCTCTCTGTTGCATCTCTTCTCACCTTAAATCCTCCTTTCGTGTCTTAATGTTCATCACGGCTTGttgtcatgtttttttttttcatgtaagAAATCTTAATTTAAACACTTtcatcaaaacatcaaacaaaaatgtggGCATTTGGCAGTATTTGTGCCACTAGTTATGCTTGGTTATGCGTTGGTTCCACGAAGCTCGTTTTGGATGGGGACCGTTCAACGACAAGCGGAAAAAAAGTTTGCCAAATCAATTTTGCCCCCCGAAAGCTCTTGTTGCGCCCCCTCCAGCACCACCTCCCTTTATTTGCATCTGTCTCTTTCCATCGGCgactagaaacaaaaaaaaaaagcaagatcTTCCCCTCATGTATACGTGTCAATCTTCCGACATTTGCCGTCTCATCACTGTCCATTAATGCGTCATCTTCTCCCCGTCGAGTTTTCCACCCCTTATTTAGttccaaaaccaaccaaccaaccaaccccaCCATTTACTCTACTGTTTTTTAAGAAACACTTCTTTCGAAATTGGACCCTTTGTGAAGAGTAAAagaccatgcgcctccatcaaaAACCGCAAACTACCAAGAAAACCGAGAAACAGCAGATTCCGTATACGCAAACCGAGAGAGAAATAGATAaacagacagagagagaaagagagagggagaggcaGACAGAAAGCTTCGCGCAGGCAGCAGATCGTTGGGAGCAAAAAACCATACTAATgaaattttttctcttcccattTTCGTTGCCCTTATGTTTGTGGTGTAATGTTGTGGAAAACCGACAACCCAAAATCGCTACaaaatgtacataaaaaaaaacacacacacacacaataaaacacacacacaaactcctCCGGTTATTTGACGCGCGCGCATATCTACACGCACGGAATCGCTGGACCCCGCGATGGTGGTGCCGGCTGAGCAGCAACAGGAGCAGGATCCTACCAATCTGTACATCGCGAATCTTCCCTTGAACTACAAAGAGACGGACGTTGAAAATCTGCTGTCCAAGTACGGCCAGGTCATCTCGACCCGAATTCTGCGCGATCAGAATGCACAGTCGAAAGGTAGGGAAAAAAGCTCGGTAGGAGGAAGGGTTAGGTTCGCTCGCTCACTAACGTCCCATTTCGATCCCCAACGCCAGGTGTCGGTTTTGCACGAATGGAATCACGGGACAAGTGTGAACAGATTATTCAGATTTTCAACGGCTCGCAGCTGCCGGGCGCGAAGGAACCGCTGCTAGTGAAGTTTGCCGACGGTGGttcgaagaagaagaacccgTTCAAGAGCCCGGATCCGAACACGCGAACCTGGCGCGAAGGTGCGGAAGGCATCCCGGTGACCTACGATCCGAACATGCAGCAGAACGGTATCGGTGTGAATGTCGGCACGCACATTAACATGCCGTACAGAGGGTTCAGTACACCGCAGGTGGGCGGTTATGCCGTGCCCGGTTCCCAGTGGGTGCCAAGCTATATGATGACCCAGGCTATTGCACCGGTTGAAGAGCAGGTATGATGTGACGCATGAAAGAGTTCGGATTTTTTTGGCGTTCCTGACCATTTTGTTTCTCTGGGCCCCCCGCAGCAATACGTTCAGGTTCCCGCATCTCACCTGAGCGTCGGTACACCGTACAAGACGGACGGTGTGACCCCGGTGCAGCCCCGTGGCGTCTCGATGATCATGTCCAGTGATAATCCAGCAGCCGTCCAGTACGGCATGATGCCACAGTTGGCAACACTGCAGATTGGCTCTTCGGTATGGCTCGATCCCGTGTCTGTGTCGTGTCGGAACGCTCCGTCACATtcatcttcgtttttttttttgccgcttcCATTGTAGCCAATCCTATCTCTCCCGCAACAGCAGTACATCAGCCCAACCTATCCGTACTATCCGACCCATCCGACGTCGGTAATCCACACGCTGCAGATGGGCGATACGGAACAGGCGAGCACGGCTGCATCGCCGGACGAAGCATACACCACGCAGTATCAGCACGCTCCGAAGTAGATCTTTACCAGCACCGAGCAGCGATCACACCCGGAAGAGCCGACCAGCCCTCCCGTAGCCAAgacacaccatcaccaacacgACGACACACCCATCACACCACCTTTGCAAAGCTGAAAACAACACGAACCGTGTGCAACACAGGAAACGAACGTGATCGACAAACGACGACCTGTTGGTCGCACCACCTTGTCTtgaattacatttttcttcgcaaCAAGTCGCAGTCGCGCACTAGCATATGCTTACAAAATCTCGCATAGCATCACAGACAAGATTGCCGCCGATCGATAGTGGGACGCGACGTCCTTCGTGAGGAAATCATTTCCACGAAATGATGATAACTTTTTAGCGGTGCAGGGGGGATAGAAaactcagacacacacacacatcacgcTCTTCAATTTGAACCTAGAGTAAACACGAGAGATTCCTGCAGAGAAAAGCAGGAAACGAATCGAATTCGGAAGGCCCAAAAGAAGGCGGCTCCCCCAAAAACCTAACGAGGACGACACGACGCACGCAAGGGTAGGCcaaaatgaattaaaagaTACCTCAAACTTTGACCGCATGTGGAGGACGGCTTGTAAGTGATGGCCGATGACGAAAAACGAAGCTGTtgaacaacagcaaaccagCAGCGAATACGAATAAGATTTAAACGTgcgggagaaaagaaaagacacGAACCTCACACATAAGTGTATGTGCG encodes the following:
- the LOC126561999 gene encoding protein alan shepard isoform X5, whose product is MTSPASGIPGAQYRGTAWTQGYPPTQPTYRYTAPQTYAYTPHTTTQYGQRVPTAASPSNTNSSSSSNTGSQSGTLSTSLSNTTNTNNTMGPSNTPHQTEQLSKTNLYIRGLQQGTTDKDLVNMCAQYGNIISTKAILDKTTNKCKGYGFVDFESPSCAEGAVKGLQAKGIQAQMAKVGIWVLHRPAIDPAMVVPAEQQQEQDPTNLYIANLPLNYKETDVENLLSKYGQVISTRILRDQNAQSKGVGFARMESRDKCEQIIQIFNGSQLPGAKEPLLVKFADGGSKKKNPFKSPDPNTRTWREGAEGIPVTYDPNMQQNGIGVNVGTHINMPYRGFSTPQVGGYAVPGSQWVPSYMMTQAIAPVEEQQYVQVPASHLSVGTPYKTDGVTPVQPRGVSMIMSSDNPAAVQYGMMPQLATLQIGSSPILSLPQQQYISPTYPYYPTHPTSVIHTLQMGDTEQASTAASPDEAYTTQYQHAPK
- the LOC126561999 gene encoding protein alan shepard isoform X3; this translates as MMGSTTAAPRSAYPGAPPPAPATLKGAQRPAMTSPASGIPGAQYRGTAWTQGYPPTQPTYRYTAPQTYAYTPHTTTQYGQRVPTAASPSNTNSSSSSNTGSQSGTLSTSLSNTTNTNNTMGPSNTPHQTEQLSKTNLYIRGLQQGTTDKDLVNMCAQYGNIISTKAILDKTTNKCKGYGFVDFESPSCAEGAVKGLQAKGIQAQMAKVGIWVLHRPAIDPAMVVPAEQQQEQDPTNLYIANLPLNYKETDVENLLSKYGQVISTRILRDQNAQSKGVGFARMESRDKCEQIIQIFNGSQLPGAKEPLLVKFADGGSKKKNPFKSPDPNTRTWREGAEGIPVTYDPNMQQNGIGVNVGTHINMPYRGFSTPQVGGYAVPGSQWVPSYMMTQAIAPVEEQQYVQVPASHLSVGTPYKTDGVTPVQPRGVSMIMSSDNPAAVQYGMMPQLATLQIGSSPILSLPQQQYISPTYPYYPTHPTSVIHTLQMGDTEQASTAASPDEAYTTQYQHAPK
- the LOC126561999 gene encoding protein alan shepard isoform X1: MQQPRYSPAPPPPVTIRPQMAPRHQAVPNGSTTAAPRSAYPGAPPPAPATLKGAQRPAMTSPASGIPGAQYRGTAWTQGYPPTQPTYRYTAPQTYAYTPHTTTQYGQRVPTAASPSNTNSSSSSNTGSQSGTLSTSLSNTTNTNNTMGPSNTPHQTEQLSKTNLYIRGLQQGTTDKDLVNMCAQYGNIISTKAILDKTTNKCKGYGFVDFESPSCAEGAVKGLQAKGIQAQMAKVGIWVLHRPAIDPAMVVPAEQQQEQDPTNLYIANLPLNYKETDVENLLSKYGQVISTRILRDQNAQSKGVGFARMESRDKCEQIIQIFNGSQLPGAKEPLLVKFADGGSKKKNPFKSPDPNTRTWREGAEGIPVTYDPNMQQNGIGVNVGTHINMPYRGFSTPQVGGYAVPGSQWVPSYMMTQAIAPVEEQQYVQVPASHLSVGTPYKTDGVTPVQPRGVSMIMSSDNPAAVQYGMMPQLATLQIGSSPILSLPQQQYISPTYPYYPTHPTSVIHTLQMGDTEQASTAASPDEAYTTQYQHAPK
- the LOC126561999 gene encoding protein alan shepard isoform X4; amino-acid sequence: MQQPRYSPAPPPPVTIRPQMAPRHQAVPNGSTTAAPRSAYPGAPPPAPATLKGAQRPAMTSPASGIPGAQYRGTAWTQGYPPTQPTYRYTAPQTYAYTPHTTTQYGQRVPTAASPSNTNSSSSSNTGSQSGTLSTSLSNTTNTNNTMGPSNTPHQTEQLSKTNLYIRGLQQGTTDKDLVNMCAQYGNIISTKAILDKTTNKCKGYGFVDFESPSCAEGAVKGLQAKGIQAQMAKQQEQDPTNLYIANLPLNYKETDVENLLSKYGQVISTRILRDQNAQSKGVGFARMESRDKCEQIIQIFNGSQLPGAKEPLLVKFADGGSKKKNPFKSPDPNTRTWREGAEGIPVTYDPNMQQNGIGVNVGTHINMPYRGFSTPQVGGYAVPGSQWVPSYMMTQAIAPVEEQQYVQVPASHLSVGTPYKTDGVTPVQPRGVSMIMSSDNPAAVQYGMMPQLATLQIGSSPILSLPQQQYISPTYPYYPTHPTSVIHTLQMGDTEQASTAASPDEAYTTQYQHAPK
- the LOC126561999 gene encoding protein alan shepard isoform X2, giving the protein MQQPRYSPAPPPPVTIRPQMAPRHQAVPNGSTTAAPRSAYPGAPPPAPATLKGAQRPAMTSPASGIPGAQYRGTAWTQGYPPTQPTYRYTAPQTYAYTPHTTTQYGQRVPTAASPSNTNSSSSSNTGSQSGTLSTSLSNTTNTNNTMGPSNTPHQTEQLSKTNLYIRGLQQGTTDKDLVNMCAQYGNIISTKAILDKTTNKCKGYGFVDFESPSCAEGAVKGLQAKGIQAQMAKVGIWVLHRPAIQQEQDPTNLYIANLPLNYKETDVENLLSKYGQVISTRILRDQNAQSKGVGFARMESRDKCEQIIQIFNGSQLPGAKEPLLVKFADGGSKKKNPFKSPDPNTRTWREGAEGIPVTYDPNMQQNGIGVNVGTHINMPYRGFSTPQVGGYAVPGSQWVPSYMMTQAIAPVEEQQYVQVPASHLSVGTPYKTDGVTPVQPRGVSMIMSSDNPAAVQYGMMPQLATLQIGSSPILSLPQQQYISPTYPYYPTHPTSVIHTLQMGDTEQASTAASPDEAYTTQYQHAPK